One window from the genome of Pararhizobium gei encodes:
- a CDS encoding aldehyde dehydrogenase family protein, whose protein sequence is MTVLVKPKALGDLAVRDFKMLIDGQWVDAADSATLERVAPGHGVTVSRYPAAKQADAERAIAAARKAFDDGPWPRMTASERSLVLLKAADMIAARADELAYLDCIESGKPISQAKAELGGAADIWRYAAALARDLHGESYNTLGDGTLGVVLREAIGVVSIITPWNFPFLIVSQKLPFALAAGCTTVVKPSELTSGSTLVLGEILEAAGVPAGVVNIITGTGPDAGAIMTTHPHVDMVSFTGSTAIGKLTMSNAAQTLKKVSLELGGKNPQIVFPDANLDDFIDAAVFGAYFNAGECCNAGSRLIVHKDIAQDVIAKIAAMSAKVKVGDPLDPETQVGAIITPQHLEKIVGYVSAASKNGATVSHGGSALDLGSGQFMSPTILSAVTPDMAVAREEVFGPVLSVLTFETMNEAIRIANSIDYGLSAGVWSRDFDTCLTIGRKVRAGTVWMNTFMDGASELPFGGYRQSGLGRELGRHAVEDYTETKTLNMHIGGRTGWWMPGSARAAE, encoded by the coding sequence ATGACGGTTCTGGTGAAGCCCAAGGCGCTCGGCGATCTCGCGGTTCGCGATTTCAAGATGCTGATCGACGGCCAATGGGTCGATGCGGCGGATAGCGCGACGCTGGAGCGGGTGGCGCCCGGTCACGGCGTCACCGTCAGCCGCTATCCTGCCGCGAAACAGGCCGATGCCGAACGCGCCATTGCTGCTGCCCGCAAAGCCTTTGACGACGGTCCCTGGCCGCGCATGACGGCGTCGGAGCGTTCGCTGGTGCTGCTCAAGGCGGCTGACATGATCGCGGCGCGCGCCGATGAGCTTGCCTATCTCGACTGCATCGAGAGCGGCAAGCCGATCAGCCAGGCGAAAGCCGAACTCGGCGGAGCTGCCGACATCTGGCGCTATGCCGCAGCGCTTGCCCGCGACCTGCATGGCGAAAGCTACAATACGCTGGGTGATGGCACGTTGGGCGTCGTCCTGCGCGAAGCGATCGGCGTTGTCTCGATCATCACGCCGTGGAACTTCCCCTTCCTGATCGTCAGTCAGAAACTGCCCTTTGCGCTCGCCGCCGGCTGCACGACGGTGGTGAAGCCGTCCGAACTCACCTCCGGCTCGACGCTGGTGCTGGGCGAAATCCTCGAAGCGGCCGGCGTTCCCGCCGGCGTCGTCAATATCATCACCGGTACAGGCCCGGACGCCGGCGCCATCATGACCACCCATCCGCATGTCGATATGGTCTCGTTCACCGGCTCGACCGCTATCGGCAAGCTGACGATGAGCAATGCGGCCCAGACGCTGAAGAAGGTGTCCCTGGAGCTTGGTGGCAAGAATCCGCAAATCGTCTTTCCCGATGCCAATCTTGACGATTTCATCGATGCCGCCGTGTTCGGCGCGTACTTCAATGCTGGCGAATGCTGCAATGCCGGCTCGCGGCTGATCGTCCACAAGGATATCGCCCAGGATGTGATCGCGAAGATTGCGGCGATGTCAGCGAAGGTCAAGGTCGGCGACCCGCTCGATCCGGAAACCCAGGTCGGGGCGATCATCACGCCGCAGCATCTCGAAAAGATCGTCGGTTATGTCTCTGCCGCTTCCAAGAACGGGGCGACCGTTTCGCATGGCGGATCGGCGCTCGACCTCGGCTCCGGCCAGTTCATGTCGCCGACCATTTTGTCGGCTGTGACGCCTGACATGGCGGTGGCGCGCGAAGAGGTCTTCGGTCCGGTGCTCTCGGTCCTGACCTTCGAGACGATGAATGAAGCAATCCGCATCGCCAATTCCATCGACTATGGGCTTTCCGCCGGCGTCTGGAGCCGCGATTTCGACACTTGCCTGACGATCGGCCGCAAGGTGCGGGCCGGCACGGTCTGGATGAACACCTTCATGGACGGCGCATCCGAACTGCCCTTCGGCGGCTACCGCCAGTCGGGGCTTGGCCGGGAACTCGGACGGCATGCGGTGGAAGACTATACGGAGACGAAAACGCTCAACATGCATATCGGCGGCCGGACCGGCTGGTGGATGCCGGGTTCAGCCAGAGCGGCCGAATAA
- a CDS encoding enoyl-CoA hydratase/isomerase family protein: protein MSDDRIRIEIDNAIATLTIARPEKLNAFDIDMLKALGSACDTIEADASVRVAILTGEGKAFCAGGDIKAWGAMSPNDFGHQWVRFGHRVFERLATLRMPLIAAINGHTLGGGLELAAAADIRIAEVQAKIGLPETSLGMVPGWSGTQRLVKRFGAQVVRRMVLGGEMFSAEEARALGLVDAVAETGTVLSAAKAYAGRIAQRGPASLEICKLMIASANGEDNGTAVEALGSILAAKTGDMKEGVAAFAGKRPAQFKGEW, encoded by the coding sequence ATGTCTGATGACCGCATCCGGATCGAGATCGACAATGCGATCGCAACGCTGACGATCGCGCGGCCGGAGAAGCTGAACGCTTTCGACATCGACATGCTGAAGGCGCTTGGCTCTGCCTGCGATACGATCGAGGCCGATGCCAGCGTGCGGGTCGCGATCCTGACCGGCGAGGGCAAGGCCTTTTGCGCCGGCGGCGACATCAAGGCCTGGGGCGCGATGAGCCCCAATGATTTCGGCCATCAATGGGTGCGCTTCGGTCACCGCGTGTTCGAGCGGCTGGCAACGCTGCGCATGCCGCTCATTGCGGCCATCAACGGCCATACGCTCGGCGGCGGGCTGGAACTGGCGGCGGCGGCGGATATCCGGATTGCCGAAGTCCAGGCGAAGATTGGCCTGCCGGAAACGAGCCTCGGCATGGTGCCGGGCTGGTCGGGCACGCAACGTCTCGTCAAGCGTTTCGGCGCGCAGGTCGTACGGCGGATGGTGCTCGGCGGCGAGATGTTTTCGGCCGAGGAGGCGAGGGCGCTGGGATTGGTCGATGCGGTGGCGGAGACGGGCACTGTCCTGTCCGCCGCAAAGGCCTATGCCGGGCGGATAGCGCAGCGCGGGCCGGCGTCGCTGGAGATCTGCAAGCTGATGATCGCGTCGGCCAATGGCGAGGACAATGGCACGGCCGTCGAGGCGCTGGGTTCGATCCTGGCTGCCAAGACCGGTGACATGAAAGAGGGCGTTGCGGCTTTTGCCGGAAAACGTCCCGCGCAATTCAAGGGAGAATGGTAA
- a CDS encoding acyl CoA:acetate/3-ketoacid CoA transferase — protein sequence MSKHITPAEAASLIPDGAVVSVSSSSGLGCPDLMLKAIGARFEETGHPRDLTTLHPIAAGDMSGIKGIDHIARKGLLKTIIGGSYPSGPSTSEPPLIWQMIGNDEVAAYNIPSGVLFDMHREAAAKRPGVLTKIGLDTFVDPARQGCAMNASAAAMPVVKKIEFEGEDWLYFKAIVPQVAIIRATTADERGNLTYEHEGAYLGGLDQALAARNNGGIVIAQVKRITKSGSLKPHDVRVPGMLVDYVIVDPDQKQTTLTDYDPAISGEIFRPLDSFRVPEFNIQKVIARRVAQELEGGSCVNLGFGISANVPRILLEEGLHGSVTWVIEQGAVGGVPLLDFAFGCASNADAFMPSPYQFTYFQGAGFDASLLSFLEIDRSGSVNVSKLSFRPHVTAGAGGFVDITARAKKIVFSGMFNAGAKLSMADSRLVIEKEGKLKKLVNEVEHVTFSGRRAVEQGQDITYVTERCVMKLTPDGIVLTEIAPGVDLQAHILDQSEFPLIVSEDLKVMDAALFHDAPIGLTLPQKPARSLAGGAHV from the coding sequence ATGAGCAAGCATATCACCCCGGCTGAAGCAGCCTCCCTGATCCCGGACGGAGCGGTCGTTTCCGTCTCCTCCTCGAGCGGTCTCGGCTGCCCGGACCTGATGCTGAAAGCGATCGGCGCGCGTTTCGAGGAAACCGGCCATCCGCGCGACCTGACGACGCTGCATCCGATCGCCGCGGGCGACATGAGCGGCATCAAGGGGATCGACCATATCGCCAGGAAGGGACTGCTGAAGACAATCATCGGCGGCTCCTATCCTTCCGGCCCCTCGACATCCGAACCGCCGCTGATCTGGCAGATGATCGGAAATGACGAGGTTGCGGCCTACAATATTCCCTCCGGCGTGCTGTTCGACATGCACCGCGAAGCCGCGGCCAAGCGTCCGGGCGTTCTCACAAAGATCGGCCTCGACACCTTCGTCGATCCGGCGCGGCAGGGCTGCGCGATGAATGCTTCGGCCGCTGCTATGCCGGTGGTCAAGAAGATCGAGTTCGAAGGCGAGGACTGGCTGTATTTCAAGGCCATCGTCCCGCAAGTGGCGATCATCCGCGCAACCACGGCCGATGAGCGCGGCAACCTGACCTATGAACACGAAGGGGCTTATCTCGGTGGCCTCGATCAGGCGCTCGCGGCCCGCAACAATGGCGGCATCGTCATTGCACAGGTCAAGCGCATCACCAAGTCAGGCTCGTTGAAGCCGCATGACGTGCGCGTGCCCGGCATGCTGGTGGACTATGTGATTGTCGATCCCGACCAGAAGCAGACGACGCTGACGGATTATGATCCGGCCATATCAGGCGAAATCTTCCGGCCGCTCGACAGCTTCCGGGTGCCGGAATTCAACATCCAGAAGGTGATCGCGCGGCGCGTCGCCCAGGAACTCGAGGGCGGCTCCTGCGTCAATCTCGGCTTCGGCATCTCGGCCAATGTGCCGCGGATCCTTCTGGAAGAAGGCCTGCACGGTTCGGTAACCTGGGTGATCGAACAGGGGGCCGTCGGTGGCGTGCCGCTCTTGGATTTCGCCTTCGGTTGCGCTTCGAACGCCGATGCCTTCATGCCGTCGCCCTACCAGTTCACCTATTTTCAAGGCGCCGGCTTCGACGCGTCTCTCCTGTCCTTCCTGGAGATCGACAGGTCCGGTTCGGTCAACGTCTCGAAACTCTCCTTCCGTCCGCATGTGACCGCAGGGGCGGGCGGCTTCGTCGACATTACCGCGCGGGCAAAAAAGATCGTGTTTTCCGGCATGTTTAATGCAGGGGCGAAACTTTCGATGGCCGACAGCAGGCTGGTGATAGAGAAAGAGGGCAAGCTGAAGAAGCTGGTCAACGAGGTCGAGCATGTCACCTTCTCCGGCCGCCGCGCGGTCGAACAGGGACAGGACATCACCTATGTCACCGAGCGTTGCGTAATGAAGCTGACGCCGGATGGCATCGTGCTGACGGAGATCGCTCCCGGCGTCGATCTGCAGGCGCATATTCTCGACCAGTCGGAATTCCCGCTGATCGTCTCCGAAGATCTGAAGGTGATGGATGCGGCGCTGTTCCACGATGCGCCGATTGGACTGACCTTGCCGCAAAAGCCCGCGCGCAGCCTCGCAGGAGGCGCTCATGTCTGA
- a CDS encoding Gfo/Idh/MocA family protein has protein sequence MTRWGLIGASTIAHEWVIDAIRATGGEIVSVMSTSTERGAKYASEHGIAKSVTSVADLVNDPDVQAVYISTTNELHRDQVLAAASAGKHILCEKPLAMSLDDAHAMVKAARDASVVMATNHHLRGAATQRAMRDAIAAGRIGKPLAARVCHAGYLPAHLQGWRLDRPEAGGGVILDITVHDTDALRFVLGDDPVEAVALGQYGGMAKAGLEDAAMGVIRFKSGLIAQFHDGFTTKYARTSFEVHGSEGSLFARNCMTQKAIGTVTLRNADGETELSLDHRNLYENTLLAFDDAIAGRGRPLCSGEDGIWSLATGLAVMQAAASGAIVTIEPGL, from the coding sequence ATGACACGCTGGGGATTGATCGGCGCAAGCACGATAGCGCATGAGTGGGTTATCGACGCGATCCGCGCGACGGGCGGCGAAATCGTCTCGGTGATGAGCACGAGCACCGAGCGCGGTGCCAAATATGCCAGCGAACACGGCATCGCGAAATCGGTGACCAGCGTTGCCGATCTGGTCAACGATCCTGATGTGCAGGCCGTCTATATCTCGACCACCAACGAATTGCATCGCGATCAAGTGCTTGCGGCGGCCAGTGCCGGCAAACACATCCTGTGCGAAAAACCGCTGGCGATGTCGCTGGATGATGCGCATGCCATGGTCAAGGCGGCCAGAGATGCCAGCGTCGTCATGGCGACCAATCATCATCTGCGGGGTGCTGCCACACAACGTGCCATGCGCGACGCGATCGCCGCAGGCAGGATCGGCAAGCCGCTTGCCGCCCGGGTCTGCCATGCCGGCTATCTGCCGGCCCATCTGCAGGGCTGGCGACTGGACCGGCCGGAAGCCGGCGGCGGCGTCATTCTCGATATCACGGTGCATGACACCGACGCGCTGCGTTTCGTGCTTGGCGACGACCCGGTCGAGGCGGTTGCGCTCGGACAATACGGCGGCATGGCGAAGGCGGGGCTTGAAGATGCGGCCATGGGCGTCATCCGCTTCAAGTCGGGTCTGATCGCGCAGTTCCATGATGGCTTCACCACGAAATATGCCCGGACCAGTTTCGAAGTGCACGGCTCCGAGGGCTCGCTGTTCGCCCGCAACTGCATGACGCAGAAGGCGATCGGCACGGTGACGCTGCGCAACGCCGATGGCGAAACGGAGCTTTCGCTCGATCATCGCAATCTTTACGAAAACACGCTGCTTGCCTTCGATGATGCGATTGCCGGCAGGGGCAGGCCGCTGTGCAGCGGCGAGGACGGCATCTGGTCGCTGGCGACCGGTCTTGCCGTGATGCAGGCCGCAGCGAGCGGCGCCATCGTTACCATCGAACCCGGACTTTGA
- a CDS encoding LacI family DNA-binding transcriptional regulator → MSGERVTVIDIARAAGVSKSTVSLVLQGSPLVNEGTRAKVNAVIRDLGYVYNRGAANLRQSNSKSKIIGIVVNDLTNSFFAELAVGVDMVVQSAGYVQFLSNTGESVDRQSEVIASMREHGISGLILSPARGTEAGDLKALVASGIPVVNVVRQIAGAKVSSLISDNRGGMREAVRHLAGLGHRRIAFLGGFPDTAVFNDRLNGYREALAALGLAPLDDLVISSAPSRAGGVAAVERALLLRDPPTAAVCLNDAVAFGVCDGLRAHRLEPGPDFAVVGFDDVIEAQTAVPALTTISVDPQGMGRRAAQLLLKQINAGKADAEAVVGSVRLVVRQSCGAASDKRERLALL, encoded by the coding sequence ATGAGCGGGGAACGGGTGACGGTCATCGATATTGCACGCGCCGCCGGCGTGTCGAAATCGACCGTGTCGCTCGTCTTGCAGGGAAGCCCGCTCGTCAACGAAGGGACGCGTGCCAAGGTCAATGCGGTGATCCGCGATCTCGGCTATGTCTACAATCGCGGTGCTGCCAATCTGCGTCAGTCGAATTCCAAATCCAAGATTATCGGCATCGTCGTCAACGACCTGACCAACAGCTTCTTCGCCGAGCTTGCCGTCGGCGTTGACATGGTGGTGCAGTCCGCCGGCTATGTTCAGTTCCTGTCAAATACCGGAGAGAGCGTCGATCGCCAGAGCGAGGTCATCGCCTCGATGCGCGAGCACGGTATTTCGGGCCTGATCCTGTCTCCAGCCCGCGGCACGGAAGCCGGGGATCTGAAGGCGCTGGTGGCAAGCGGTATTCCGGTGGTCAACGTCGTCCGGCAGATTGCCGGCGCGAAAGTCTCGTCGCTCATTTCCGACAATCGCGGCGGAATGCGCGAGGCGGTGCGTCATCTGGCCGGCCTCGGCCACCGCCGCATTGCCTTTCTCGGCGGCTTTCCCGATACGGCGGTATTCAATGACAGGCTGAACGGTTATCGGGAAGCGCTGGCTGCCTTGGGTTTGGCGCCGCTTGACGATCTGGTGATCAGCTCGGCGCCCTCGCGGGCCGGTGGCGTGGCGGCCGTGGAGCGGGCTTTGCTTTTGCGTGATCCGCCGACGGCGGCGGTCTGCCTGAACGATGCGGTTGCCTTCGGCGTCTGCGACGGGTTGCGCGCGCATCGCCTGGAACCCGGTCCGGATTTTGCCGTCGTCGGTTTCGATGACGTCATCGAGGCGCAGACGGCGGTGCCGGCGCTGACGACCATCTCGGTCGATCCGCAGGGCATGGGCCGGCGGGCGGCGCAATTGCTCCTGAAACAGATCAATGCCGGAAAGGCCGATGCGGAGGCCGTTGTCGGCTCGGTACGGCTCGTCGTGCGCCAAAGCTGTGGTGCTGCATCCGACAAAAGGGAAAGGCTGGCTCTGCTATGA
- a CDS encoding dihydrodipicolinate synthase family protein, with protein sequence MTITLPLPRADGSVEPYRLTGSPIARPSATPRFNRIAYAAAHVVSDPLRDVTPWGQPAIDWDTTLAFRHHLWSLGFRIAEAMDTAQRGMGVDWAGAQELIRRSLVEARTVAGADLACGAGTDHLAPADAKSLDDVIKAYETQIGYVEKCGGRAIMMASRALARIATSPDDYRHVYGHILRQTRDKVVLHWLGDMFDPQLKSYWGSEDFETALATVLSIIEDNRSKVEGIKISLLDNACEVALRNRLTDGVLCFTGDDFNYAELIEGDGKKYSHALLGIFDAVAPSASKALASLATGDIDTFRSVIEPTVPLSRKIFEAPTQYYKAGVVFLAWLNGHQKHFTMPAGMQSARGMVHYADIFRLADQANVLDRPDLAVERMKAFLVTQGF encoded by the coding sequence ATGACAATTACCCTGCCGCTTCCGCGCGCCGATGGAAGTGTTGAGCCCTACCGTCTGACAGGCTCTCCGATCGCCCGCCCGTCAGCCACTCCCCGCTTCAATCGCATTGCCTACGCGGCGGCGCATGTCGTGTCGGACCCGTTGCGCGACGTGACGCCGTGGGGCCAGCCAGCGATCGACTGGGACACGACACTCGCCTTTCGCCACCATCTCTGGAGCCTGGGGTTCAGGATTGCCGAAGCGATGGATACGGCGCAGCGCGGCATGGGGGTCGATTGGGCCGGCGCGCAGGAGTTGATCCGCCGCTCGCTGGTGGAAGCGCGCACCGTTGCAGGCGCCGACCTCGCCTGCGGCGCCGGCACGGACCATCTTGCACCGGCAGATGCAAAATCGCTTGATGACGTCATCAAAGCCTATGAGACCCAGATCGGCTACGTCGAAAAATGCGGCGGCCGCGCGATCATGATGGCCAGCCGGGCACTCGCACGGATCGCTACATCGCCGGACGATTATCGCCATGTCTATGGCCATATCCTGCGCCAGACCAGGGACAAGGTGGTGCTGCACTGGCTGGGCGATATGTTCGACCCACAACTCAAGAGCTATTGGGGGTCCGAAGATTTCGAAACTGCGCTCGCGACGGTGCTGTCGATTATCGAGGACAACAGGTCGAAGGTCGAAGGCATCAAGATCTCGCTGCTCGACAATGCTTGCGAGGTCGCGCTGCGCAACCGCCTGACCGACGGCGTGCTTTGCTTCACCGGCGACGACTTCAACTATGCCGAACTGATCGAAGGCGACGGCAAAAAATACAGCCACGCTTTGCTCGGCATTTTCGATGCCGTGGCGCCGTCCGCCTCAAAGGCGCTGGCCTCACTGGCGACCGGCGACATCGACACCTTCCGCAGCGTGATAGAGCCGACAGTCCCGCTGTCGCGAAAGATATTCGAGGCACCGACGCAATATTACAAGGCCGGCGTGGTCTTTCTCGCCTGGCTGAACGGCCACCAGAAACACTTCACCATGCCCGCCGGCATGCAGTCGGCTCGCGGCATGGTGCATTATGCCGATATATTCCGGCTCGCCGACCAGGCGAATGTGCTGGATCGTCCGGACCTCGCTGTGGAACGAATGAAGGCGTTCCTCGTCACCCAGGGATTTTGA
- a CDS encoding FkbM family methyltransferase — translation MAAMENWKRRLRKWRNRTARRLLNTRIGRDMLVNSVSPSILTMTADCGDHRMTFSPHDYIGRKIYRKGHFERENVERLLAVLHRRCLLPDGTVLLELGGNIGTQTLYFALSGAFRRILTVEPDPRNFALLQTNIGQNGFGEQITAINTAAGESEGTLDFFLNRDNHGKSSAIRQSDSDIATTVPVRPVTDILDEAGVRPDDIGLIWMDIEGYEPVAIRSMTPLLQRRTPFYMEFSPVFYGPEGTRAFIGHLARFYEDCIVFFEDREVEMKVTALPADEPQFDVLFFP, via the coding sequence ATGGCTGCAATGGAAAATTGGAAGCGCCGGCTGCGCAAATGGCGCAACCGGACGGCTCGGCGGCTGCTCAATACACGCATAGGCCGGGACATGCTCGTCAATTCAGTAAGCCCGAGCATCCTGACCATGACGGCGGACTGCGGCGATCACCGGATGACGTTTTCGCCGCATGATTACATCGGCCGCAAGATTTATCGCAAAGGCCATTTCGAGCGCGAAAATGTCGAGCGCCTTCTCGCCGTGCTGCACCGGCGCTGCCTCTTGCCTGACGGCACAGTGCTTCTTGAACTGGGAGGCAATATCGGCACCCAGACACTCTATTTCGCACTGAGCGGCGCTTTCCGCCGCATCCTCACGGTCGAGCCGGACCCCCGCAATTTCGCCCTGCTGCAAACCAATATCGGCCAGAACGGATTTGGGGAGCAGATCACGGCGATCAACACTGCTGCGGGCGAAAGCGAGGGCACGCTGGATTTCTTCCTCAACCGCGACAACCATGGAAAAAGCAGCGCGATCCGGCAGAGCGACAGCGATATTGCAACAACCGTCCCGGTTCGGCCGGTCACTGACATTCTGGACGAGGCGGGCGTAAGACCTGATGATATCGGGTTGATCTGGATGGACATCGAGGGATATGAGCCGGTGGCCATCCGCTCCATGACGCCGCTGCTTCAGCGTCGCACCCCCTTCTATATGGAATTTTCGCCGGTCTTTTACGGCCCCGAGGGAACACGGGCCTTTATCGGCCACCTCGCCCGGTTCTATGAAGACTGCATTGTCTTTTTCGAGGACCGGGAGGTGGAAATGAAGGTGACCGCCCTGCCCGCCGACGAACCGCAATTCGACGTTCTCTTTTTTCCCTGA
- a CDS encoding class I SAM-dependent methyltransferase encodes MSRLDSFISRMQSQRAVLNHIRTEAMIPPDGVILEVGLGNGRTYDHIRELFPSNRILAFDRAVGAHPASTPPEADMVLGDIKETIRQFAGRMVAFVHADIGTAYPEKDAVTLTWLPQSVAAALDQGGVAASGLPLEHADLEPLPLPAGAEPGRTYFYRRR; translated from the coding sequence ATGAGCCGCCTCGACAGTTTTATTTCCCGCATGCAATCGCAGCGCGCCGTTCTCAATCACATCCGGACAGAAGCGATGATCCCGCCGGATGGGGTCATTCTGGAAGTCGGGCTCGGCAATGGCCGAACCTACGATCATATTCGCGAACTGTTTCCGAGCAACCGGATCTTAGCCTTCGATCGCGCCGTCGGCGCCCATCCTGCCTCGACGCCGCCGGAGGCCGATATGGTGCTTGGCGATATCAAGGAGACCATCCGGCAATTCGCAGGCCGGATGGTTGCCTTCGTTCACGCCGATATCGGCACGGCCTATCCGGAAAAAGATGCGGTGACGCTGACCTGGCTTCCTCAGTCGGTCGCCGCGGCGCTGGATCAGGGCGGTGTCGCCGCCAGCGGTCTGCCGCTCGAGCACGCCGACCTTGAGCCACTGCCCTTGCCCGCGGGGGCCGAGCCCGGACGCACCTACTTCTATCGCAGGCGCTGA
- a CDS encoding DUF3095 domain-containing protein, which translates to MNASETFFNTLPVFLEFEGVTDVENYKPLPADWALATADIVDSTGAIEAGRYKAVNMAGASVISAILNALGKHDLPFVFGGDGALVAVPPSAVEAARDALSAVQLWVRQELQLTLRAALVPVADVNAAGLEVRVARFQVNPNISYAMFAGGGSSWAEARMKEGLYAVPPAADGAQPDLTGLSCRWNPIQSRHGDIVSIIAVPGASGTGEAFRTLISNIVAIAAEEERAGHPVAAEGPQLGLSPAGLATETKTVPKGKQFRQRLFILAQYLLTVGLFRLGMTLGRFDPKEYRRDVARNTDFRKFDDGLKMTIDVDPQRLQKIQTLLEKAASAGITRYGLHRQDSALMTCIVPTPLSHDHMHFIDGAAGGYAMAASRLKKQTPGTHASALTP; encoded by the coding sequence ATGAACGCCAGCGAAACATTTTTCAACACCCTCCCCGTCTTTCTGGAATTCGAGGGCGTTACCGATGTCGAAAACTACAAGCCGCTTCCGGCCGACTGGGCGCTTGCAACGGCTGACATCGTCGATTCCACCGGAGCGATCGAGGCAGGCCGTTATAAAGCCGTGAACATGGCCGGTGCCAGCGTGATCTCGGCGATCCTCAACGCGCTCGGCAAGCACGATCTTCCGTTTGTCTTCGGCGGTGACGGCGCCCTCGTTGCCGTGCCGCCCTCCGCTGTCGAAGCTGCCCGGGACGCCCTGTCGGCTGTGCAGTTATGGGTGAGACAGGAACTGCAATTGACGTTGCGTGCAGCGCTCGTTCCGGTGGCCGACGTCAATGCTGCGGGGCTCGAGGTTCGCGTCGCCCGCTTTCAGGTCAACCCGAACATTTCCTATGCCATGTTTGCCGGCGGCGGATCGAGTTGGGCGGAGGCGCGGATGAAGGAAGGGCTCTACGCCGTGCCGCCCGCAGCAGACGGCGCGCAACCGGACCTGACCGGCCTTTCCTGCCGCTGGAACCCGATCCAGTCCCGCCACGGCGACATCGTCTCGATCATCGCTGTACCGGGCGCCTCCGGCACCGGCGAGGCTTTCCGCACGCTGATTTCCAACATCGTGGCGATTGCCGCCGAAGAGGAGCGCGCCGGTCACCCGGTTGCGGCCGAAGGTCCTCAGCTTGGTCTTTCGCCCGCAGGTCTGGCGACGGAAACGAAGACGGTTCCAAAGGGGAAGCAGTTCAGGCAGCGGCTGTTCATCCTCGCGCAATATCTGCTCACGGTTGGCCTCTTTCGCCTTGGAATGACGCTCGGGCGGTTCGATCCGAAGGAATACCGCCGCGATGTCGCCCGCAACACCGATTTCCGGAAATTCGACGACGGCCTGAAGATGACCATCGACGTCGATCCGCAGCGTCTTCAGAAAATCCAGACCCTTCTCGAGAAGGCTGCCAGCGCCGGCATCACCCGCTACGGGCTGCACCGACAGGATTCTGCATTGATGACCTGCATCGTGCCCACGCCGCTCAGCCACGACCACATGCATTTTATCGACGGCGCCGCGGGAGGCTACGCGATGGCGGCCAGCCGCCTGAAGAAACAGACCCCCGGCACCCACGCTTCAGCGCTTACGCCTTGA